AGGTTATGGAGCGGAGCTTGTTCTGATTGATGGTGCAATCGATCGGAAAAGTGCAGCGTCTCCTTGGCTGGCCGAGGCAGCGGTCCTATCTACAGGAGCTACCATCAGCCGAAGTGTTGAAGTGGTAAAAAATGAAACGCTCCATCAAGTAGAGCTTTTCAGATTAGAACAAATTGAGGACGAAGCTGTTAAAGAAATTGCAATGAAAATACATGAAAAAAAAGGATATGCTTTTATCAATAAAGACGGATCTGTAGAGGAATTATCCATACAGACCGCACTAAATTCAGGATGCATTATTGGCAGTGCAATTAACGAGCATACAAAATATGTCATCGTCAGTGGTTCCTTAGTGGCGAGAACCTTAGCTGATATGATGGAGGTCTGTCCTTATTATAGGGATATTACCTTTATCGTCCAAGATGCTACGAGGATTTTTATTGACCGAAAGTATTGGAAAGCTTTTCGAATGAGAGGAGTCAAAGTGAAGGTCGTGCACCCCATCAATCTTTTAGCCGTGACTACGAATCCATACGGGCCGGAAGGATACTTTTTTGAACCTAGGGCATTCGTAGAATTAATGAGGACTGCACTAGACCCTATGCCTGTTATTGACGTAAAGCTGGAGGGATAGAATATGTTGGATCATTGGATGAGTATTCAAACGAAGAAGGAAATCGGTCTTGTGGATGTTCTAGAGAAGCTGGTGATTATTTCAGCATATGGGTTGTGGAAGAAGAATAGCCTTCAGCCATTTTGCCCTGACAGCATACAATGCTTAAATGGGGAGCTGGAAGCCGTAGCTCAAATGAAGGGCCTCATTGAAAACAGTCCCAGTGTTTCGAACGGAATCATTCGACTTTTAAGAGAGATTAAGGATGTTCGAGGTTCCTTAGAACGGTCTATAAGAGATGAAATACTCAATGAAGTAGAGTTATTTGAGATTAAAAATCAGCTGATGGTAATGATGGAAATTAGAAAGCTTTTACTGAAAGAGGAAAGAATCTCTATTGAAAAAGTCAAGTTGATGGAAATGGACGATATAGTAAAGCTTTTAGACCCCGAAAACTCTGGTATGAGAACCTTTTATATTTACGATCAGTATTCCACCTTATTAACAGATATTCGGGATAAAATAGCAAATATAGAGAAACAAATGTGGATATTGAAGAAAAAAAACAAACGGGTTTTAGAAAAAGACTCGGAGGCTTCAATCCCTGAATATATAGATGAAGATTTGAATCGTTTGACCTTGGCGCTGGATCAACTAAAAATGCAGGAAGAAGAGGAAGAACTGAGAATTCGCCAATGGCTATCTCAGGAGATTAAGAATCATTATGATATTATTTTTCAAAACATCCATGCAATAGGTGAACTGGATTTCATATTGTCGAAAGCGAGATTCGCCATAGAGAGCAAATCTGTAAGACCGGAGATAATCCAAAATCAGAAGATCCGCTTTGTAGAGGGGAGGCATATTCCTTTAGAGAGCCATTTGAAAGAAAAAGGTGCTGTGTACACTCCGGTGGATATAAAAATTCATAAAGGTGTAACCGTAATTACGGGGGCAAATATGGGTGGGAAAACCATCTCTTTAAAATTAATCGCCTTAATTACAGCCATGGCGCAGCTAGGATTCTATGTTCCTGCAAAAAGTGCTACCGTAGGACTATTCGACTTTATTTATTTTTCCTCTGGGGATCAACAATCCTTGCAATCTGGACTTTCTACCTTTGGAGGAGAGATCCATGGCATCAGCCAAGTTTTAGGCAGAAATGGAGAAAAGGGTCTTTTGCTCATCGATGAGCTGGCAAGAGGAACGAACCCTATGGAGGGATACGGGATTTCGAAAGGGATCATTACGTATTTGAAGAAATCCACCTTCATATCCATTATAACCACACATTTTGATGGTTTGAGTAATATGGAAGATATTCAGCATCTCCAAGTGGTCGGATTAAAAAACATCAATTTGGAAGAAATGAAAAGGGAGCTATCCAAAGTAGATGGAAAGAAGCAGGTATTAGAGAAATACATGGATTATAGGCTGGAAGAAATGAAATCTTCGGCGGAGGTACCTCGAGACGCCATATTAGTAGCACGACTGATGGGACTGAACGAAGAGATTTTAAATATTGCAAAAGAAGCAGTATCAGAAGCCAATAGATAGGAGGAGCAAGCGTGAGCAAATTAAATTTAGATCAAAATTTAATTCAAAAAGCAAGGAATGCAGCGTTTCATATCACAAACGATGTGCAGGACTTTATAGAATCTCATACAACTGTTGCAGTAGAGAGAACGATTTGTAGACTATTAGGGATCGACGGAGTGGACGAAACAGAAACACCTCTGCCAAATGTTATCGTGGACCACATCGTACAAGGTGGTGGTCTTTCACAAGGTGTAGCTTATTGGATCGGGAATGCTATGGTTCAAACAGGAAAGACGCCACAGGAAATTGCTGAAGCTGTTGGAAAGGGAGAGTTGGATCTCATCAAGCTTTCTGCTGGAGATCGTAGTGCCATTGCAGCTGCTATCAACGAAATTGCAGTAAAAACTGCAGATAGAATCAGAGAAAATAGAAGAACAAGAGAAAACTATATCGATACATTAGGCGAAGGAAAAAAACCATACCTCTATGTAATTGTTGCCACTGGAAATATTTTTGAAGATGTTATTCAAGCACAATCTGCTGTAAGACAAGGGGCAGATGTTATTGCCGTTATTCGAACCACAGGACAGAGCTTACTGGACTACGTTCCTTATGGGCCTACAACGGAAGGGTTTGGTGGAACCTACGCCACACAGGAAAACTTTAGAATCATGAGAAAAGCATTGGACGAGGTTGGAAAAGAAGTAGGTCGCTATATTAGACTTTGTAACTACTGCTCCGGACTTTGTATGCCAGAAATCGCTGCCATGGGTGCCATGGAAAGATTGGATATGATGCTCAATGATGCCCTATACGGTATTTTATTCAGAGATATCAACATGCAAAGAACATTAGTCGATCAATATTTCTCAAGAATAATCAATGGATTTGCCGGAATCATCATCAATACTGGAGAAGACAATTATTTAACCACAGCCGATGCCGTTGAAGAAGCTTATACAGTTCTTGCTTCCCAATTCATCAATGAGCAATTTGCTTTAAAAGCTGGTATTCCAGAGGAGCAAATGGGTCTTGGCCATGCTTTCGAAATGGATCCAAATCTTACAAATGGTTTCTTATTTGAATTAGCACAAGCTCAAATGGCGAGAGAAATATTCCCGAAAGCACCACTAAAATATATGCCGCCAACTAAGTTTATGACAGGCGATATATTTAAAGGGCATATTCAGAATGCATTATTCAATATTACTTCTATTTGGACGAACCAAGGAATTCAATTATTGGGAATGCTTACAGAAGCCATTCATACGCCACATATGCATGATAGAGCGTTATCCATCGATAATGCAAAATATATCTTTAATAATTGTAGAGATTTAGGGGAAGAAATAGAGTTTAAGCAAGATGGGCTAATCCAAAAGAGAGCACAAGAAGTTCTGAAGGACGCAACCGCTTTACTAGAGCAAATCGAAAAAGATGGATTATTTGTTACCATCGAGGGTGGTAAATTTGGTGGCGTAAAAAGATCCAGAACAGGTGGTAAAGGTTTACATGGTGTAGTTAGAAAAACTGAAGGCTACTTTAATCCTTTCATAGATTTACTTTTAAGAGGGGAGCGATAATATGTTGGTACAACAAGTCGATTTAACCAAAGTAAAACCGTACGGGGATACCTTAAACGATGGCATGACCCAGCTGAGCTTTACACTACCTGTACCTTTTGGTGAAGAGGGTAAGGAAGCAGCAAGACAACTCGTTGCAAAAATGGGCTTAACAGAGCCAAGTGTAGTTAACATGCAAGATTTAGGAGACGGCTACACCTACTTTATCGTATACGGTAAATGTCAGCATTCTGTAGACTATACTTCCATCGTAGTTCCAAAGGTTGAAGGGGATGTTATGGAAAAGGAAGAAGTAGAAGAATATATTGAAAAAAATATTGGAAGAAATGTGGTTATCGTTGGTGCATGTACAGGAACCGATGCCCATACGGTAGGGATCGATGCCATCATGAACATGAAGGGCTATGCTGGACACTATGGATTAGAAAGATATAAAGGAATAGAAGCGTATAACCTGGGTAGCCAGGTGCCAAATGAGGAATTAATTGCAAAGGCCATTGAATTAAAGGCAGATGCCCTTTTAGTTTCTCAAGTAGTTACGCAAAAAGATGTTCATATCATGAATATGACAAACCTAGTAGAGTTACTAGAGGCGGAAGGTTTGAGAGATAAGCTGATCGTCGTTGGTGGTGGACCAAGAATTTCTCATGAACTAGCAAAAGAGCTTGGTTACGATGCAGGTTTTGGCTCTGGAAGCTATGCAGAGGATGTCGCATCCTTTGTCGTTACTCAAATGGTAGAAAGAAAATTAATTTAGATTCCAAGTGTTGTTTAAAATAAATAAATAAATAGGAAAAAGAAAAAATTCTCCACTGCAGGGGGATTTTTTCTTTTTTTTGTGTATAAAGACCATTACATTTTTATGATATTAATAAAAAGCGCAGGAAGGAATTGTATAAGCTTATGTAGAATAACATAATTATACATAAGATGGGAATATGAGGTAAACATGTATATTATAATTGTTTAAACTGTTTTCTAAATTGAGAAAGGAGGTATTGAAATGTTTTGGCGGTATAATTCAACTGTTAAACTTAGGGAGCTTGAAGATAAAAATTTACTAAAACTGGAGTCCGAAAATTTAAAAAACAGGGCTGGGATGGAGCCCACTCGAACGCTGAAGCAAAGTGTAAGGATGATATTGATAGGAATATTTTTTGCCATAACATTAACAGCTTTTGAATATGCTTTAAAAAATTTTGAAATCTCGGATTTTCTAAGGAAAGTATTTCAGTTTGGATTCTTTGGTTCTCTTGTAGGAATATTAAGCGTTCCCTATGGACTGTATCATCTAATAAAAAGCTTGAAATAAAAGTCTTAATAAAAAATGCCACAGGATTATGGAGTTTTATTACTTTTATCTGCCAATTATGACATTTAAACGACCAGTTCTGCAATGTAGATTAATAATTTTTAACAGGTGATATATTTGTATTAAACAATATTGACACTTAGTGTCAACACCCATTGCGTCTTTTACTATAAAAAAGGAGGAATTTGAATGAACAAAAAGAGTAGATTAATATTATCTGTATTCATGATTGTAACAATGATACTCTCATTGAATATAACTGTTTTTGCAGAAGAGCTTGTAACGGATAAGATAAAAGCTGAAACTATTGAAATTCAAATTTTAAATAGTGAAGATTTTAGTGAGACGCCTATACCTGGAATGGAATTAGAAAATTCTAATTTTAGGGCTAATAATACAATTGTACCATTTCTCATTCGTTCTGGTAACACTGAAGAAGTGGAGGTTTATATACACTATGCAGGCACTAAAATGGCGAATGCTGTAAGATTTAAGTCTTTGACATTAAAAGAATGTAATTTAGTACTCCCAGAAAAGACATATAAAACTTTTAAACCAGCACCACCATATTTATACTCGACTCATACTTTTCCTGCTGGAATAATAGGAAGTGTAAAAATTGGTGATATTTTAGTACCTACAAATAAATCCAGTGTTAAAGTCAATACCTCTGATTTGCAGGTTTTTTATATGACTGAAGGTTGGAATAGCTACTCAAATATAGTTGGCTGCTGGACATTAAACTAGTATAAATATAGGAGGAATACAGCAATGGGTGACTTTTTAGAAAACTTAATAGAAACATATAAACATAAAGTTGTTCCAGGAAAGAAAAGTGTGGAAGAAATAATACGGTTATTATCTCTAAAGCTAACATTGGCTGAAATGGATAGCACCTCTGTTTCTCAAAGTTACTTAGATATCGTCAAATGTAACATGGTTCATAGTATGCTTAATGAAGAAAAAAAGCTGGACAAGGAATCTTTAGATATCGTTATTTATAAAGTAATAGAGGATGAAAGAAGTGCTATCTATTATAAAGATATTAAGAGAACAAACCAAAAAGAAATTATTATTTTCTGCGAAAGGAATCTAGAATTTTTTGAGTCCAATTCAAACTCATTAATAATGAAGATATGGCTCATACAAGGAGTCGATTTTTATGACTATAATAATAATACATGGAAATTAATAAATTATTTATCTTTGTTATACAGGTATGAAACTGATTGTTAATTAATGAGTTATTCCAGATATAGATAAGATCTATAGCATAGAATCTAAAATAGGAAATCTTGAAAAAATAGAATTTAGATTTAGTTGCAATGCAATAAGGGACAAAATTCAAACTTACCAACAGAGTATTAGGATTGCATTTATTGTTGCAGATAGACCGGAAGACATATTGAATGATGTTGAATCCAATTATAATATAAGCGGTACAGAAGTAAAAATAAATGATGAGGTGTATTATCCAATATACAGAAACGATGATAATCAATTAAATAGTTTATATAAAGAGCTTGAGATAGGAAATAAGGTTGATAGAATAATAATGGCTTCGCATTAAGGAGAAGGCTGGCAGTATGAAAATATTGAGGATACAGCGACTGCGTACAGAGATTTAGGAATGGCGGACTTTATGAGCAGCGTTGTCCGTTCATTGTCTAACAAGGGAAATCAGTAACGTTTATATCAAATAGAAGAGAGGATATCTAAAGTTAGGTATCCTCTTTTTTATTTTTACTGATATAGAAAAATATGTAATTTAAGCAGGTAAATAGTCTCACGTATCGAATTAATAGTATGAAGCAAATTACAATGAAGGAGGAATTCTGTCGTGAAATTGACTATTGGCATTTGTGATGATGACTCTGTTCATGTTGATTTGATTAAAAGTTACATTGAATCTATGAATATTCCTTGTAAAGTGGATTATATCTTAGCCTATAGTGGGGAAGAACTTTTGGAACAATTGAACAAAAATATAGTGGACATTGTATTTTTAGATATAGAAATGAAAACACTGAATGGAATTGAAACCGGAAAAAAAATTCGAGAATTCACTGAAGATACGATCATTGTGTATCTAACAGGGTACAGACATTATGCAGTAGAAGCCTTTGAGATTGAATCCTTTCATTATTTAATAAAACCTATTATGGAAACGAAATTTGTAAAGTTAATGGAGCGAATATTAACCAGAATTGAAGAAAAAAAGACATTTAGAGATAGAGAAAAAATATTATCAATAAAAACTAGAGATCATTTAATTCAATTACAGTACGATACGATTTATTATTTTGAGAAGTACTTTAGAAAATTAAAGGTGCATACATCGGATAAAACTATAGAATTTTATGGTTCTATGAATGATTTATTAGAGGAAATTGATACCTCGTATTTTATTAGATGCCACCAAAGCTATATAGTGAATAAGCATAAAATTAGAGGAATACAGGGAAATACTATTGTACTGGATAGAGCAGAAAATTTCTGTATTCCAATAAGTAGAACATACAAGAAAGAAATAATGAGCATTTTCTATGCGAAGCTGTTTAGCTGATAATAAATAAAAATAGAGAGATGAGAAATAGGGGTGTTGCATAAAATACTGGAGGGATTATATATGGAAAACCTATTAATGATGAATATTTTTACGAACACTTTGGATATTTATGCTTTGTATTATTTTTTAAAAAAGATTTTGGGAAAAACAGAAAAAAATGAAATAAGTGTTTTCTCTTTATTGAGTATAGCAATAGTCCTTAGTACTTTAATAAACACTAAAGCTGGTTTAGTGAAGATAACTTCTATTACTACAATGACAATCGTGTTAACATTAATATTTAATTGGATATTTAGCAAAAGTAAGTTGTCAAAAAGTTTTGCATTGGTAATTATGGGGTTGACGCTAATGTTCTTAATAGAATTAATAGTAGTAAATGGTTTAAGTGTATTTTTTAAGATTTCTCCAAAACTTTTACTAGAGGTTAATTTCTATAAGTTAATGGCTGTTATTCTAACTAAGCTTTTATTTATTACAGTAGTAAGCCAAGGTGAGAATTTATTTAAGGAAATGTATACCTGGATTAAGCAGTTAAATATATATCCTGTTTCGATACTAATCATAGTGAATTTATGTATTGTTTTTATGACGTTTATTTTTTACAGCTATATAGATATAGGCGGTCATAGAGAGCTTATTTATATCATAGGTATGGGAGGCGCAGCAGTAGTAGTAAGCTGCGTTATTGCTTGGATTATTAAGAAAATGATAGAACAGCAGAATAAAGAATTTTTATTTCAAATAAAGGAAAAGGAATATGAAAACCAACAAATATATTTAGATCATATTCAGGAGGTTATTCAAACCCTGAGAGCCCAAAGACACGACTTTAATAACTATGTAAGCACTATTTATGGACTAATACACCTAGGAAAGATAGAAGAAGCTAAAAAGTATATTTTAAATCTTTCAAAGGACGTGGTGGACTTAAATGAGATCGTGAATGCATGCCATCCTGTAGTAGGTGCCATATTAAATATGAAAAAGGAAAAGGCAGCTAGAAGTAAAATAGATTTTAATGTTGATGTAGATCTACCCACTAAATTACCATTTGAGTTTGTAGATATATCCACTATATTGGGAAATTTATTGGATAATGCTATTGAAGCCTGTGAAAAAATATCGAATGATTGTAAAAAAATATATATACAGATTTATATTAAAGATTTCCATATGATTATAAAAATAGAAAACAGTAAAAGTGATCAAGTAATTTTGAAAAGCGACAATTTAA
Above is a genomic segment from Alkaliphilus oremlandii OhILAs containing:
- the kamB gene encoding lysine 5,6-aminomutase reactivase subunit KamB, whose amino-acid sequence is MALFNLIYPHYKVVSLIGMAKNAGKTMTLNHIIESAMEQNVTIGLTSTGRDGEKEDIVTRTEKPTIYVERGTIIATAKELLLKCEAKIEILEVTEYNTSLGSVVIGRVRSAGLIELAGPDVNAYMKDVVDKIRGYGAELVLIDGAIDRKSAASPWLAEAAVLSTGATISRSVEVVKNETLHQVELFRLEQIEDEAVKEIAMKIHEKKGYAFINKDGSVEELSIQTALNSGCIIGSAINEHTKYVIVSGSLVARTLADMMEVCPYYRDITFIVQDATRIFIDRKYWKAFRMRGVKVKVVHPINLLAVTTNPYGPEGYFFEPRAFVELMRTALDPMPVIDVKLEG
- the kamC gene encoding lysine 5,6-aminomutase reactivase ATPase KamC, translating into MLDHWMSIQTKKEIGLVDVLEKLVIISAYGLWKKNSLQPFCPDSIQCLNGELEAVAQMKGLIENSPSVSNGIIRLLREIKDVRGSLERSIRDEILNEVELFEIKNQLMVMMEIRKLLLKEERISIEKVKLMEMDDIVKLLDPENSGMRTFYIYDQYSTLLTDIRDKIANIEKQMWILKKKNKRVLEKDSEASIPEYIDEDLNRLTLALDQLKMQEEEEELRIRQWLSQEIKNHYDIIFQNIHAIGELDFILSKARFAIESKSVRPEIIQNQKIRFVEGRHIPLESHLKEKGAVYTPVDIKIHKGVTVITGANMGGKTISLKLIALITAMAQLGFYVPAKSATVGLFDFIYFSSGDQQSLQSGLSTFGGEIHGISQVLGRNGEKGLLLIDELARGTNPMEGYGISKGIITYLKKSTFISIITTHFDGLSNMEDIQHLQVVGLKNINLEEMKRELSKVDGKKQVLEKYMDYRLEEMKSSAEVPRDAILVARLMGLNEEILNIAKEAVSEANR
- the kamD gene encoding lysine 5,6-aminomutase subunit alpha — protein: MSKLNLDQNLIQKARNAAFHITNDVQDFIESHTTVAVERTICRLLGIDGVDETETPLPNVIVDHIVQGGGLSQGVAYWIGNAMVQTGKTPQEIAEAVGKGELDLIKLSAGDRSAIAAAINEIAVKTADRIRENRRTRENYIDTLGEGKKPYLYVIVATGNIFEDVIQAQSAVRQGADVIAVIRTTGQSLLDYVPYGPTTEGFGGTYATQENFRIMRKALDEVGKEVGRYIRLCNYCSGLCMPEIAAMGAMERLDMMLNDALYGILFRDINMQRTLVDQYFSRIINGFAGIIINTGEDNYLTTADAVEEAYTVLASQFINEQFALKAGIPEEQMGLGHAFEMDPNLTNGFLFELAQAQMAREIFPKAPLKYMPPTKFMTGDIFKGHIQNALFNITSIWTNQGIQLLGMLTEAIHTPHMHDRALSIDNAKYIFNNCRDLGEEIEFKQDGLIQKRAQEVLKDATALLEQIEKDGLFVTIEGGKFGGVKRSRTGGKGLHGVVRKTEGYFNPFIDLLLRGER
- the kamE gene encoding lysine 5,6-aminomutase subunit beta, whose protein sequence is MLVQQVDLTKVKPYGDTLNDGMTQLSFTLPVPFGEEGKEAARQLVAKMGLTEPSVVNMQDLGDGYTYFIVYGKCQHSVDYTSIVVPKVEGDVMEKEEVEEYIEKNIGRNVVIVGACTGTDAHTVGIDAIMNMKGYAGHYGLERYKGIEAYNLGSQVPNEELIAKAIELKADALLVSQVVTQKDVHIMNMTNLVELLEAEGLRDKLIVVGGGPRISHELAKELGYDAGFGSGSYAEDVASFVVTQMVERKLI
- a CDS encoding LytR/AlgR family response regulator transcription factor, producing the protein MKLTIGICDDDSVHVDLIKSYIESMNIPCKVDYILAYSGEELLEQLNKNIVDIVFLDIEMKTLNGIETGKKIREFTEDTIIVYLTGYRHYAVEAFEIESFHYLIKPIMETKFVKLMERILTRIEEKKTFRDREKILSIKTRDHLIQLQYDTIYYFEKYFRKLKVHTSDKTIEFYGSMNDLLEEIDTSYFIRCHQSYIVNKHKIRGIQGNTIVLDRAENFCIPISRTYKKEIMSIFYAKLFS
- a CDS encoding sensor histidine kinase is translated as MENLLMMNIFTNTLDIYALYYFLKKILGKTEKNEISVFSLLSIAIVLSTLINTKAGLVKITSITTMTIVLTLIFNWIFSKSKLSKSFALVIMGLTLMFLIELIVVNGLSVFFKISPKLLLEVNFYKLMAVILTKLLFITVVSQGENLFKEMYTWIKQLNIYPVSILIIVNLCIVFMTFIFYSYIDIGGHRELIYIIGMGGAAVVVSCVIAWIIKKMIEQQNKEFLFQIKEKEYENQQIYLDHIQEVIQTLRAQRHDFNNYVSTIYGLIHLGKIEEAKKYILNLSKDVVDLNEIVNACHPVVGAILNMKKEKAARSKIDFNVDVDLPTKLPFEFVDISTILGNLLDNAIEACEKISNDCKKIYIQIYIKDFHMIIKIENSKSDQVILKSDNLIGYLTTKLDKENHGLGLKNVRKAVLKYDGMLNIEDKGKEFLVDIALPLKEVLVEVEA